In Exiguobacterium sp. 9-2, the genomic window GACTAATCGCGGTCCAACCAATTTCATCGAGTAATTCCACGCGCATTCAGACCTCTTTCCATTCCTTATTATTGAGCAGCGACCTCGAGTGCTTTTTTCCGCTGGACGTCATTCTTATCGTCCTGGAGTTTCTTCAGGAGACGCGTCTCCATCTCACCCGCTGTCTGCTGATCGATTTTTCCAGTGACGTCAAGTTTCGCATCCTTTTGCAAAGCCTCGACAGCTTGTTTCATCGTGTCACCGAAATAGCCGTCCTGTCCTTTTGGCTCATAACCGATCGCTTCGAGGACGAGGTGGGCATTCTCGACTGATTTTCCGTAATCGCCGACAGCGAGTGACTTTTGATCAGTCAAAATTTTCGTGACGTTGAAGTACGCCGGTTGTTTGACTTCGACCGTCGGCTTGACCCCTTTTTTGTGGATCCAGTTTCCGTCTGGTGTCAGCCATTTGTTCGTCGTTAACTTCAGGTCGCTACCGTCCTTCAAATCATACGCACTTTGGACGATCCCTTTCCCGAACGACTTCGTACCGACGACTTCGGCGCCAGCTCCTTCCTTCAGACCGGCTGCAAGGATCTCGGACGCTGAGGCCGATCCGCCGTCTTCTAAGACGACGATGTTATATGGTTTCTTCTCGTCTGCCTTCCCGAATTCCTGCTGGCGCTCGCCTTTATTGTTCTCGACTTGATAAATCGGCACGTCTTTCGGAATGAACGGAGCGATCATTTTCGAGACAGCCGTCAAAAGACCACCCGGATTTCCGCGTACATCGATGACGAGTCCATCAATGTTCTGACTCTCGAGTTTCGTCAACCCCTTCTCGAACTCTTCTGCTGTCGGTTCCGAGAACTGTGTTACTTGTAAGACACCGATCTTCTTGCCGTTGACATTCTCCGTTGACGTATAGACCGTCTCGATTGGAATCGTATCGCGTTTAATCGTGATCTCCATCGCGTCTTGTCCGCTACGCTGAATCGTCAGGACGACATTCGTTCCTTTTTCACCACGAATTTTTTTAACGGCTTGATCCGTCTTTTGACCTTTTGTCGACTTACCATCGATTTCTAGGATGACGTCGCCTGGTTTGATACCAGCTTTTTCAGCAGGTGATCCTTTGATCGGCGAGACGATGACGATCGACTCACCTTTTTGTTCAAGCGTCGCACCGATCCCTTCAAACGAAGACGACAGATTTGTGTTGAACGAGGTCGTTTCCGACTCATCCATATAAACGGAATATGGATCGTTAAGCACTTCTGTCATGCCAGATAACGCACCATCGAGTAACTCTTTATCTGTCACGTCTTTTAGATAATTTTGTTCGATCATCTGCCGGACCTGGTCGATTTTTTTCCAATCACCTGTCGCATTCGAAGATGATGACTGCGTTGCAACGGAATCTGTTCCGCCAGCCGCTAACATACCGACGGCACCTGCCCCTAAACCAAGCCCGAAGGTACTGACCGCAATCACTGCTGTTGTAGATTTTTTCACGCTTGATTCCCCACTTCCATTAAAAACGCATTATTTTTTTCAGTATAGCAAAAAAAGATAGGTTACCCTATCTTTTCAGTATTCTGTGGGATGTCAAAAGATGTACGGTGCTGGGTCAACTGCATTCGGTTGTCCGACTGCCCACTCTCCCTTATGCAATTCGAAATGCAAATGCGGACCTGTCGACCAGCCCGTTGTACCTAATGTGCCGACCGTCTTACCCGGCATGACTGTTTGACCGGCGGAGACGCTGATCGAATCGAGATGTGCATAGACGGTCGTGTAGACCTGTCCATCAATCAAATGCGTCACCATGACGACGTTCCCGTAACCTGTTGCACTACCGGCACGTAGAACGATACCACCTGCCGCTGCATGAATCGGTGTTCCTTTTGCATTTACGAGATCAATCCCTTTATGAATCTCCGGCTTCCCTGTCAACGGATTGTTTCGGGGACCGAACGGCGACGAGACATATCCTTGAACCGGTAAATGGAACGGACGACTCGTCACGGCATCTGCCGGTTGCTCCGGCGTTGCAGTCGGTGACTCGACTTCAGGAATGGTCGGTTCCGCACTTGGAGCATCGGATTTTTTCTTTTTTGCCTCTGCTGCACGTGCCGCTTCTGCCGCTTCCGCTTGACGTTTTGCTTCTGCTGCCCGCGCCGCTTCTTCCGCTTCCGCTTGACGTTTTGCTTCTGCTGCCCGCGCCGCTTCCTCCGCTTTCCGTTTCGCTTCTTCTTTTGCTTTCCGTTCGGCTTCTTGCAGGGCAATCAATTCGTTTTGAATCAGACGGCGCTGATCCGCGAGAATTTCTGCTTCCTCGGCTTTAGAGAACTGCTCTTGTTGCAGTTCCTTGACCTTCGTGTTCAACTGGACGACAAGCTTTCGCTTGAGCTCAGATTCCGCAATGATTCGTGTCTGGAGCACGAGCAACTTCCGTTGTTCCCGTTTCA contains:
- a CDS encoding S41 family peptidase, producing the protein MKKSTTAVIAVSTFGLGLGAGAVGMLAAGGTDSVATQSSSSNATGDWKKIDQVRQMIEQNYLKDVTDKELLDGALSGMTEVLNDPYSVYMDESETTSFNTNLSSSFEGIGATLEQKGESIVIVSPIKGSPAEKAGIKPGDVILEIDGKSTKGQKTDQAVKKIRGEKGTNVVLTIQRSGQDAMEITIKRDTIPIETVYTSTENVNGKKIGVLQVTQFSEPTAEEFEKGLTKLESQNIDGLVIDVRGNPGGLLTAVSKMIAPFIPKDVPIYQVENNKGERQQEFGKADEKKPYNIVVLEDGGSASASEILAAGLKEGAGAEVVGTKSFGKGIVQSAYDLKDGSDLKLTTNKWLTPDGNWIHKKGVKPTVEVKQPAYFNVTKILTDQKSLAVGDYGKSVENAHLVLEAIGYEPKGQDGYFGDTMKQAVEALQKDAKLDVTGKIDQQTAGEMETRLLKKLQDDKNDVQRKKALEVAAQ
- a CDS encoding peptidoglycan DD-metalloendopeptidase family protein; this translates as MKVRFYSAVLSLALIGTSVSVDATSKEDLLKEQQEVESRLKETERLQNQTSEKLNLTKQERKEARAQLNEVNSRLDDLALKIADQQAAVAASKEQLRLTEAAISETLKELHQQEELLGSRLRAVQQKGDVKYIEVLLDAKDFGDLISRFSTVSEIIKQDDHVLQAYKGNVKQLSEQRSEQALLLESMKREQRKLLVLQTRIIAESELKRKLVVQLNTKVKELQQEQFSKAEEAEILADQRRLIQNELIALQEAERKAKEEAKRKAEEAARAAEAKRQAEAEEAARAAEAKRQAEAAEAARAAEAKKKKSDAPSAEPTIPEVESPTATPEQPADAVTSRPFHLPVQGYVSSPFGPRNNPLTGKPEIHKGIDLVNAKGTPIHAAAGGIVLRAGSATGYGNVVMVTHLIDGQVYTTVYAHLDSISVSAGQTVMPGKTVGTLGTTGWSTGPHLHFELHKGEWAVGQPNAVDPAPYIF